The following are encoded in a window of Brevinematales bacterium genomic DNA:
- a CDS encoding PIN domain-containing protein has protein sequence MSDRIFLDTNILVYAFDKEIPVKQTRAKDLLKNLFESVTCFISTQVISEFCNIGIKKMRPALDDATLAEFTALIPESQIHIITKQDILNAIGNTTRLGLSYWDALIVAASLSADCEILYTEDLQDGFRIGNRLTIVNPFR, from the coding sequence ATGAGCGATAGGATTTTCCTGGATACCAATATTCTGGTATATGCCTTCGATAAAGAAATTCCTGTCAAACAAACGAGAGCTAAAGATTTATTGAAAAATCTTTTTGAATCCGTAACGTGTTTTATCAGTACCCAAGTTATTTCCGAATTTTGTAATATTGGTATAAAAAAGATGAGGCCCGCCTTAGACGATGCAACCCTTGCCGAGTTTACTGCTCTTATTCCCGAATCCCAAATACATATTATCACCAAACAGGATATACTCAATGCCATCGGAAATACTACCCGTTTGGGATTATCCTATTGGGACGCCCTGATTGTAGCAGCTTCTCTTTCAGCAGACTGCGAAATACTTTATACCGAGGACTTGCAGGACGGTTTTCGGATCGGCAATCGCTTGACTATCGTCAATCCGTTCAGATAA